Part of the Portunus trituberculatus isolate SZX2019 chromosome 46, ASM1759143v1, whole genome shotgun sequence genome, TTCGCCCCAACACGCAGTTCTCGCCTGGACACACCACAAGACCGGCTCTCCTCTCGGCTATGTGACCCGTATATCTCAACTATGTGACCTGTCTGCAAGCCACTCCCCCCGCCCAGCGAGGGTCCTGGCGGCGCATGGAACCACCACTGTTGCTTTCGTCACTccatttattgttgttatagtaatggtagtaataggtgtagttgtagtagtagtagtagtagtagtagtagtgctggtggtgggggtggtggtggttatggtggtgtttgtgaaGGTAATACaagactgttgttgtttttgtcctaagcaaaaataaacaaagaaaaaatagaatgctTTATAGACCTGCatttcctactactaccaccacaactaccaccacaactaccaccaccaccactaacaccaccactaacaccaacaccacacataaCCATACCTTACCTTTGCCATTCCCCGTCGGTCActgccttctcctcccctcccctaccctccccttcccttctatcCCCTTCcaaccttccccttccccctccttcccctcctaccATAGCCTGAGGAAGACTGTGGGGATGGACATATTTTCAAGCAAGTCTTTATCATAAATTTGCATCATTCTTCCTGAGACCGGTAATTTTTCCTCGGCGCTCCACCTGGCCAAATCCCGCGACCATCCACCTGTCCCGGGCCTTGTTTGCTCAGGTGAGTCAAGGCGCAGGAATCCTCGTGAAGAAAGTGACTCCAGGTAAGTATGTCGAAAAAAAGTGACGAGGTTCcagaagagaaaaggtgaagaaaagatgagattgGGTTGGGATctcatgaagtgtgtgtgtgtgtgtgtgtgtgtgtgtgtgtgtgtgtgtgtgtgtgtgtgtgtgtgtgtgtgtgtgtgtgtgtgtgtgtgtgtgtgtgtgcgtgtgttcaaTTATTGGTATGTTTTGACACTTGAAATGTTAGTGCGTGTCTtgtaacatttctttttctagtgATATtcatgtcatctctctctctctctctctctctctctctctctctctctctctctctctctctctctctctaataatccTGCAGGTGTCttcgtattctttttcttttcttcttttttctctctccctctccctctttcctttttatattttacaaaACTCGAATTGACCtgaaaattaaaaatgaaaacgTGCAAATATTGACAGGAATCATAATCACACATCCCGCGGGGCTGAGCAGAgtttgagtgtatgtgtgtatgtgtgtgtgtgtgtgtgtggggtggggtgCATATGTACGTTGGCTTTTCCCGTCTGCACACTGCCGCCCCGAAACACAAACATCTGAGGAAATATTATGCATTTTTGAGTTCTTGGTCACTTGAGTAGTTGTATATTCAAATGAGCGCAGTAAGTCAATCACATCAGCGATATATTCATGAGCGTCTGCCTCACCTCACACGTCAAGTCCTCAGCCAGTCAGTGAAGGGCAGCTGGCGACGCAACCCTCCTGCCAGGCCGCCATGTAAACGAGACACGATAAATGTGCCGGCAATGGCGCGCCATCCGGCTCCTCATCAAcagcgcaaaaaaaaaagttggtgaACAATTTAAGAATACGAAATGAGGCATAAATCTCACTGCCAGTCAATCCAGGACCATCCCCAAGTGTTTGCTTTCTGGAGGAGACTTTGCAAGAATAGATTGATGATGAAGTACTGTGTGGTCAATGAAGCAAGATGTTTTATCAAGTTATGCATTGGGGATTCACATGATTCACCAAGAATAAAGTTGATTAGATTTCCTTGCCCATTGAGCACTCTGACGCAGCGCTGGATGAGGCTGTGTTACCAAGAAAGATTGACTCTATCCTCCTGAACTAAGACTTCCAGTACGCTGCGCCATCCTGCACATTCACTCCATCAACAAACTTACACCAAGCATGACCCGATACCGGTCCAACCTGCACCAAGTGACGAGCCTTTGAAGCGCCCACTGTACAATGCAAGGTGGTGCCATAGCAGTGTTCATGTAGCACGTGTCCTACAATGAGTTGATCTGTGACAAAGCTGAATCAACAACAGCACCGATGCaaaaatgtgtgtttgttcgAGATTGGTAAGGGTGATTGACAAAGGGAAGTCCACCaacccctctttccttcctgctctccCTACAGCCTCCCCCCTTTACGCCTGTATGCCCTAAGCTGCTTTCTCCCAGGGTTCAGCGACCACGCACCTGACCCTTAGCGCGACAGGGAGTGTGTACTAGGGTGGCAGTGCCCTGGGCGACCCTGCACCATCACCAGGGCATGCCAGAAGGAAAACCTGGCGCCCCTCACATCTCAcctctcccaccacacacacacacacccacacacaaacacacacacacacacacacacacacacacacacacacacacacacacacacacacaccaagtatcACTAACACCATTATATTTCTCACAATTTTGGTTTACTGAGTTTTGATTTACAGCAAAACTCAAAGACTGTTTTGGAAAGCCTTTACcattatcctttctcttctgtgtaCTTTATTATCCTCCTCTTGGTGAACACGCACGCCTCACTCAGCCCCAGTGAGCCTTGCATTACCAGCGCTGCGCCTTCATGCCTCACACACTTGCACACTAACTCGTCATGCTTCGAGTTGTGTTTCCCTCGACATAACACGTTCGCTGGTCCCTTTGTTGACTCTCTTATATACTATACATATGCATAGCTGGGCCgctgcgtcaccaccaccaccaccaccaccaccaccaccaccaccactactagagCCATATTCAGAagcgcttccctctctcaccgtgactatttttaaagaccatagagacgattagccgagttctaaagagtattttttcctgttgataatgtagaaaacgtGTTAACatatcactagaattacagaaacacccttagaagcccgcgtcacttcaactagagccctttgaaaaatagtgaggGTGCatcgtggaagtgtttcagaatatgggcttaGGTACCACTACACATCCTACACATCCTACACTACCAGCCAATGAAATCTCTATCAGCCGCTAACTTGTTCGTATTCACAACACCAATTATTTATCGTCTCCTTAAACAGAACACTTGTTATCTATTAGGAAGTACCTTTATCTCAGTGATCTATGCCTgtcctatcttcttcttcttcttcctcctcctcctcttcctcctccttctcctcctccttagctcTCACTCCAGCCTCTCACTCGTTATATCCACCTCTCACCTTTCACCTTTAAGTGTCACAATGCATCAcggtcatttctctctctctctctctctctctctctctctctctctctctctctctctctctctctctctctgtctgccttcgGTAAAGAAAAGCGTTGAGTAAAAActagaagaaaacaatcaagcGAGTAATTATGATGGAGAGAAGCTGCATTTtactccctctgcctctctctctctctctctctctctctctctctctctctctctctctctctctctctctctctctctctctctctctctctctctctctctctctctctctctctctctccacccactcactccgTCAACAGAGGGCAACAACCTGACGGAGGCGCCTCGCTCAGCCCCCGTTCCGTGTTGAGTCCCGCGGCAGTGCAGTGTTTGTACAGATTTAAAGTGGCTGACTATGATGTATGAggttacgcggtgtgtgtgtgtgtgtgtgtgtgtgtgtgtgtgtgtgtgtgtgtgtgtgtgtgtgtgtgtgaaggccacTCCCACACCCacgtgaagggaaaaaatgttgtGTATTACTTATttcgctctttctttcttctctctctctctctctctctctctctctctctctctctctctctctctctctctctctctctctctctctctctctctctctctctctctctctctcacacacacacacacacacacacacacacacacacacacacacacacacacacacacattacgtctttccctctccatctcaaTAAATGAACATAAAAGTGAAAAGATACGCAGAAAAACTTCACTATAGGAAAGAATAACAACGAAGCATTAAAACAAACACATGCCAAACGTAGCGAGTGATTGATACGGTCATTAAGCGTGGAAAGAggccgtgtgtgtatgtatgtatgtatgtgtgtgtgcgtgggagaAAGGGGCAGCGTGTGTCTTGGAGTATAGCGTggcgtgtggcgtggcgtgtggcgtggcgtgcggCGTAGAGTGTGGAGTGCGGAGCGAtgcgtggcagagagagagagagagagagagagagagagagagagaaaagaaagaccacCTTCAATGCCTCAGTGAAGAAAGGGTGGAGAAAAATGCAGAAGGGTTttaggtggagggaagagaaaagacgatgaaaaaaaagagtcagaagacaagaagaaaggatggaaggaaggcgaGATGAGCAGCGAggtaggtaagagagagaggctgggaatGAGAGAGCAGGTAAGGTAGGTAGACAGGtgtactgaagaggaggaggaagaggaggaggaggaaagttcagGTATACCAgtagtggagagaagaggaatgagagggaggggagagaagggagggaaggtcatgtgcaaagaggaggaggaggaggaggtggaggaggtggagggaagatggaggaaggtaaGATATAGGTGGGGGATACAATGCAGATCCGGTTGGGGgttagccgtgtgtgtgtgggggggaggagaggtgggagaaGACTGGCCcttgctgggaggaggaggaggaggaggaggaggaggaggaggaggaggaggaggaggaggaggaggaggaggaggaggaggaggaggaggaggaggaggaggagaaatacaaaggaatacaaaggaaagccaaacagcaacatataTTTTGGTCCTTTCCAGGCCgtttagagaagaagaagaggaggagcaggaggaagagcaggaggagaaagaggaggaggaagaggaggagaagaagaagaaggaggaggaggaggaagaggagaaggagtaggaggaagaacaggagaaggaagaagaggaggcatacaaaggaatacaaaggaaagccaaacaacaacagacctctcggtcctttcgaggctgttaggtaactacttctaactggctacagataagagagacaggacagtacagaagAAGGctggagcagaaggaggaagagaaggaggaggaggaggaggaggaggaggaggaggaggaggaggaggaggaggaggaggaggaggaggaggaggaggaggaggaggaggaggaggaggaggaggaggagggaaagttggcagatgaaggagagggattGGTAAATACTGGCCAAGTAAATGTTAAGAGATGACTAAAGAAGGTTGATTTAGGTCTgatttagatgtgtgtgtgtgtgtgtgtgtgtgtgtgtgtgtgtgtgtgtgtgtgtgtgtgtgtgtgtgtgtgtgtgtgtgtgtgtgtgtgtgtgtgtgtgtgtgtgtgtgtgtttaagaagtattatttcatttactactaccactactactactactactactactactactactactactactactactactactactactacttctactactattactactacaacaaatggtaatgatgaatgatgataacaacaacaaaaacaacaacaacaacaacaacaacaacaacaataatgataataataataacaataacaataacagtaacaataacaacaacaacaataatcaccaccaccaccaccaccaccaccacctacccttcacacacacacacacacacacacacacacacaaacagaagggGAGAAAAACCCACCAAAACAAGCAATGAGTTAAAGTGAATTCGGTCTTCTCTACGCTGGCTGGTCATGTAGGTGGCTCTCTTAACTGCCAAGGATGGGTGAATTACGCAATACAGGGGGGCTCTCTCGGTCGCGCTGCGGAGACGAGGGGACGCGCAGCACTGGCCTTGATCGGTAGGCAAACATTGACTTTACCGGAGAGGGGCAGGGCGAGAGGTGACTGGTAGATCGCTTGGTGACTCGCTCGCTGGCTTCTTCCCTTGCTGGCTGGGTAAAGGAGGCTAGTGTTGAGGCTGTGCTGCTGTGAGGTTGTGAGTTGTGGTGTGGCTGACTGAATGGatggctgagtgagtgagtgagtgtgtgtgaggttgaTGATGTGGTGTGGCTGGCTGTTTGGATGGCTGAGcgagtatgagtgtgtgtgagtgagtgtgtgagtgagtgaggataaGGTTATGGTATGGCTGACTGGTtggatggatgagtgagtgagtgagtgagtgagtgagtgtgtgagtgaggatgaggttgtggtgtggctggctggttggatggctgagtgagtgagtgagtgagtgagtgagtgaggttgAGATTGTGATGTGTTTGGCTGTTTGGAAGGCTGACTAAGTTGTGACGTTGTGATGTGACTGACTGGTTGGagggctgactgactgactgactaattgactgattgactgactggccggTTGATTAAAAAAgccgactgactgattgactaactgactgactgactgaataactgatTAACTGAATGACTTATTTATTGACTGAATAACCGACTGAACTGAATAAATAACTAATCGATTGATGgactgattgactggttgacttgctgactgactgactgactgactgactgactaactgactgacgcATTAATTACATAACCTATCTAATAACTGATCGACCGACTtattgactgattaactgattgGCTAATAAACTGAAAGAtgaaataactgactgactgtgatATTGGCATGATGTGGATAAGACGCGTGTGTGAGTGAGCAGACAGTGGAGTGTGGTGCATGGCGTGTTATGAATGAGGTAAGGGTGACGTGAGAGTGATGTGTGGCGAGGGAGGAGTGGTGACGAGAGGCCGAGTGAGTGATGGAGAGGGTACGCGGTGATGACTCTGGCGTAGCAAAGTGTTTGGGAAGCTGGTGTGAGTGTACagaggacgtggtggtggtcgggTTGTGGGAGATGGTGGCAGTAGGGGGTGTgggaggtggtggcagtagGGGTGTGGGAGGTGGTGGCTGTAGGGATGTGGGGAGAGAGGcgtgggtggtggagggagtgaaggtaaggtaaggtaaggtgacaAGACCACCCCGACAGCCTTACTTatcggtagtggtggtagtggtggtggtagtggtggggaaggcaatagtagtagtagtagtagtagcagtaataatagtggtggtggtggtggtggtatatagaTAGCAAGAAATATGAACGTTTCACATAATGTTTCTTGATGTTAAACTCAGCATCCTTATTGGTGTTAGTAATCTTGATAGCAGCACGTAGATGATAAGGCTAGAGATTGCTAATAACCTACAACACCAAGCTGAACGTGTGCCATCTAAACCCCAGGCTCAAAGTAACTGGACATGCTGCTTAAAACGTTTATACTCGTTGCTGTGACGCACTTATGCAGGTTCAAACTCTCGTGTTTTTCAAGAATCACGTTTGTGTCGCTTATATCATAAATCAAAAGTAAGGAAGTTCTCATAATGCTTTTTTTCTAGGATGTTTGAACACTTTCGGTACTAGGACGTATTTTACCATGAGTATTGGGTgcgactagacgattttatttgcattagaaaaggtctatgcaggtcagaagattaatgggcagagtctttactattttaatgccccacataagtttctggagctgtagaaaatcacgaaatagtaagcagaatgaatacgaaaacgcgtcacggtactgaaggggttaatattgacATTCTTGAGAAGTGTGGATATGTCTTGTTTTATGAAGCaggtttttttgttttttttttacttgatatCTGCAGCAAGTTTGTGGAAGTGTACAATATTGGTCTTCTTTTCTGAGACATTTAAATACGTAGTgacattttctttgtgtttaaaTAGAGacagatcatcatcatcatcatcatcatcatcatcatcttttcctcttcttcttcttcttcctcttcttcttcttcttcctcttcttcttcttcttcctcttcctcttcttcttcttcttcttcttcttcttcttcttcttcttcttcttcttcttcttcctcttcttcttcttcttcctcttcctcttcctcttcctcttcctcttcctcttcctcttcttcttcttcttcttcttcttcttcttcttcttcttcctcttcctcttcctcttcttcttcttcttcttcttcttcttcttcttcttcttcttcttcttcttcttcttcttcttcttcttcttcttcttcttcttcttcttctttctcttcttcttcctcttcttcttcctcttcttcttcctcttcttcctcttcttcttcttcttcttcttcttcttcttcttcttcttcttcgtcttcctccttctcctcctcctcttcttcttcttcttctttttcttctcttttttttatgagggaCCACGTTAGGGCAGCTGCAttgtatcctgtgtgtgtgtgtgtgtgtgtgtgtgtgtgtgtgtgtgtgtgtgtgtgtgtgtgtgtgtctttcttttttttcttttttttcttttttgtttttgttttgccttaGCTATCAACATTTATCTCACAAGCTTGAATGTTGACATTTTTCAGACGAGACTTTTGATCTGAGCGACtcaaaacaaagagaggaagacagcaacagcaaaggcaacaacagtaacagtaacagcatgAACCACGACGCGAGGTGACAGACGCTTACAACACCTGAACTTTTGTAGCACTTTTACAGGCAAATGACACAAGCTCAACCACATTGGAGgcacaaaaaaacataa contains:
- the LOC123519712 gene encoding mucin-2-like, which produces MLRRREGVLGVRKAVGEAEEETPPPPTPLLPPPPTPPTATISHNPTTTTSSVHSHQLPKHFATPESSPRTLSITHSASRHHSSLATHHSHVTLTSFITRHAPHSTPAREEASERVTKRSTSHLSPCPSPVKSMFAYRSRPVLRVPSSPQRDRESPPVLRNSPILGS